From the Acidobacteriota bacterium genome, the window AAATCGGAATTCGTACCCATTCGGTACGTTATCGTGGTTGCCACAGCGCTCGGTAGGAGCAGCCAAGGCAAGCGCGAGGCCCCCTGAAGCGCGGGGCCCGAGGCGGCACCGATATAGCGAGCCCGGCTCGCTCCCAATGACAACTCGGACCTCCCGCAAGAACCGCCATCGCGGTTTTTTCTGGCGCCCGACCCGATACTGATGATTCGCATCACCAAGCAGACCGACTACGGCATCGTCCTCGCCTCCCACCTCGCCACGGAACCGGGCCGTCGCTTCAATGCAGCGGTGCTTTCCGAGGAGACCGGGCTGCCGCTCCCCATGGTCAGCAAAATTCTCAAGCTGCTGGCCCGAGAGGGTGTCCTGACCTCCCATCGCGGAGTCCATGGCGGCTATTGCTTGGCGCGACCGGCCTCGGAGATCCGCATTTCGGAGGTGATAGCGACGCTCGAGGGTCCGATCGCGATCACCGAATGCATCGATGACAGTCCGGGCGTCTGCTCGCAGGAGGCGACCTGCCCGATGCGCAGCAACTGGCAGGTGATCAACGCCGCCATCCGCTCGGCCCTCGACCAGATCACGTTGGCGGAAATGGCTCGCCCTCTGGCCACCGACCCGTCGGGAGCCACCGAAAAGCTGGTAAGCCTGAATCCCGGCGAGTTCCAAAGACCCGCCACCCCCTGAGCCCACGGACCTGTTCTACGGTCCTCGGCGACGGGCCTCCCACCGACGGGATCGCCCGCGCCGGGAATTGAAGACCACGGAAGGTAAGGAAGAAGATGACCACACCCGACGACTCCACGGCTCTGCTCGAAGAGTACGCCAACCGTGACTACGAATTCGGCTTCGTCACCGACATCGAACAGGAAACGGTGCCGCCGGGCCTCGATGAGGGCACCGTGCGCTGGATCTCCGCCAAAAAGGAAGAGCCCGAGTGGCTCACCAAGTGGCGACTGCGCGCCTTCCGCCACTGGCAGACCCTGAAAGAGCCCACCTGGGCCAACGTGCGTTACGAGCCGGTCGACTACCAGGCGATTTCCTACTACGCCGCCCCCAAGAGCAAGAGCGACGGCCCGAAGAGCCTCGATGAGGTGGACCCGGAGCTCCTCGCCACCTACGAGAAGCTCGGCATCCCGCTCAAGGAGCAGGAGATGCTCGCCGGCGTCGCCGTCGATGCGGTGTTCGACAGCGTCTCCGTGGCCACCACCTTCAAGGACAAGCTCAAGGATCTCGGCATCGTCTTCTGCTCCTTTTCGGAGGCGGTCAAGGACCATCCGGAGCTGGTTCGGCGATATCTCGGCTCGGTGGTGCCCTACACCGACAACTACTTCGCCACCCTCAACTCGGCGGTCTACTCGGACGGCTCCTTCGTCTACGTGCCCAAGGGCGTCCGCTGCCCGATGGAGCTGTCGACCTACTTCCGCATCAACGCCATGAATACGGGGCAGTTCGAGCGCACCCTGATCATCGCCGACGAGGGCTCCTACGTCAGCTATCTCGAGGGCTGCACCGCGCCGATGCGGGACGAGAATCAGCTGCACGCGGCGGTGGTCGAGCTGGTCGCCCTGGGGGACGCCCAGATCAAGTACTCGACGGTGCAGAACTGGTACCCCGGCGACCTCAAGACCGGCAAGGGCGGCATCTACAACTTCGTCACCAAACGCGGCAAGTGCGTCGGTCGCGGCTCGAAGATCTCCTGGACCCAGGTCGAAACCGGCTCGGCGGTCACCTGGAAGTACCCCAGCGTCATCCTGCAGGGCGACGACTCCGTCGGTGAGTTCTACTCGGTCGCCCTATCGAAGGGACGCCAGCAGGCCGACACCGGCACCAAGATGATCCACCTCGGCAAGAACACCAAGAGCACCATCGTCGCCAAGGGGATTTCCGCCGGCGAGGGTCAAAACACCTATCGCGGTGCGGTTCGCATCCTCAAGGGGGCCGAGAACGCCCACAACTTCTCGCAGTGCGACTCGATGCTGATCGGTGATCGTTGCGGCGCCCACACCTTCCCCTACATCGACGTCCAGAACCCGACAGCCCGCATGGAGCACGAGGCCAGTACCTCGAAGATCGGCGAGGATCAGATCT encodes:
- a CDS encoding SUF system Fe-S cluster assembly regulator, which translates into the protein MIRITKQTDYGIVLASHLATEPGRRFNAAVLSEETGLPLPMVSKILKLLAREGVLTSHRGVHGGYCLARPASEIRISEVIATLEGPIAITECIDDSPGVCSQEATCPMRSNWQVINAAIRSALDQITLAEMARPLATDPSGATEKLVSLNPGEFQRPATP
- the sufB gene encoding Fe-S cluster assembly protein SufB is translated as MTTPDDSTALLEEYANRDYEFGFVTDIEQETVPPGLDEGTVRWISAKKEEPEWLTKWRLRAFRHWQTLKEPTWANVRYEPVDYQAISYYAAPKSKSDGPKSLDEVDPELLATYEKLGIPLKEQEMLAGVAVDAVFDSVSVATTFKDKLKDLGIVFCSFSEAVKDHPELVRRYLGSVVPYTDNYFATLNSAVYSDGSFVYVPKGVRCPMELSTYFRINAMNTGQFERTLIIADEGSYVSYLEGCTAPMRDENQLHAAVVELVALGDAQIKYSTVQNWYPGDLKTGKGGIYNFVTKRGKCVGRGSKISWTQVETGSAVTWKYPSVILQGDDSVGEFYSVALSKGRQQADTGTKMIHLGKNTKSTIVAKGISAGEGQNTYRGAVRILKGAENAHNFSQCDSMLIGDRCGAHTFPYIDVQNPTARMEHEASTSKIGEDQIFYCNSRGIDTEDAVSMIVNGFCKDVFQELPMEFAVEARKLLEINLEGSVG